GaaaaatatgtagtatatagaCTTCTAATTTCCGTGGAACACCAAAATACGTCTTGTTTGGATTTACGATATCTGTGTGAAAAGTATATCTTATTTATAAGCTTAATATTTCAAGCGAGGAAATGAGAGGCATTATTATGTCTACACTTTTGATGACATCTTGTACagatttatattttcatttttaaatatacatcttattttatatgtttatccTTCAAAGCAAGTTAATGGGTGGTATTATGTGCTCACTTTTGGTGAATCACATTTTTGTAACTCAACTTAAACCCTCTATTTATTAAACAGTTGCAGCAGTTCCTGATGGATTAAAGGCATGGGAGACATTAAAGGGGGGACCTCATAATATTGATCTCATCTTAACCGAAGTCGAATTGCCATCAATATCCGGATTTGCACTTCTTACTTTAGTCATGGAGCATGACATTTGCAAAAATATTCCTGTCATAAGTACGTTAGATTGACCAACCTGttactccattttgttgatttaatcttaatttgtataagaAGGCAAATGTGTTAAGATTTGTTCTCATGGGTCATACAGTGATGTCTTCACACGACTCAATTAGCATGGTGTTGAAGTGCATGTTAAAAGGTGCAGCTGACTTTCTTATAAAGCCTGTCAGGAAGAATGAGCTTAGGAACCTCTGGCAGCATGTATGGAGAAGGCACACTGTATGTTTCGCTTCtgcagtaattttttttttttttttatatatatatatatatattttttttctgtttctcttGATTGTAGCATATTAATCAAACAAGTaaatgaatgcattttttttttttatttcttactgACAGGGTACTGGTGGACATATTCCTCAAAACTTGGCTGTTCAACAGCGAAAAGTAGAAGccacttttgaaaatattgcacCAAGCAATAACTCAAGTGATTGTGTGGCATCTACACTCAAAAATATCGAATACAGTGAGAAAGAGAGTGATGCCCATGTAATTACCTTTTCATCTTTTAGCCATCCTTATGTAAATGTTAAAGCTTTGTGATATGTATGCTGTGACTTGTGAGAGAAGTGCTTCTTTCAgtttatatacatgtatttaaaTGCATATTTATGCTAGCATCTATGCATTGTTATATGGATCTTTACCACTTCTTGTGCAGAGCTCTTGTACAACACCTTACTCGGAAGCTGAGGGTGCATACATGCAAAATATGCAGGGTCCTTCGCAGAAAAACTGGAGTGCTACAAATTTGAGCAACTCTGTTATGGGGAAGCATGGGGGGTGTGCTAAGTTGGATAAGGAATCAGTTATGCCTGACAGTGAAAATGGAGGTCGGTCATATTACCTTGTTTCTCCTCTTTTTTCGCTTTTGTGTAAAATGATTTCGCCCCTATCATTGATTATGCAAAAATCTGATGAGTAATTACTGCAGAAAAATCAAATAGATCGGGATCAGAAGTTGCACCATACAAGGAGGTTTGTAACTCAACAGCTTTGAGATTGAGAGGAGATCATGCTTGTGCTGAATCAATTACTCACAATGAGGGTGTGCAAGAAGAAACTAACAGAGGCAATGCTGGTATTGCTAGTAAGGTTCACGGCCGCAATGATGAAGTTGTTGAACCTTCTAGTGGAGCTATTGACTTGATTGGTACATTTCGTAATCAACCCAAGTGCATTTATCTGAACAGTAATAATAAAGATGGTTGCACAAACAAGTTTGAATTTGTTCCACATTTGGAACTTTCTTTGAGAAGAACTTGCTCTAGTAGCTCAAATTACCAAGGTGCTGAGGAGAGGCCTACACTGAACCATTCTAGTGCCTCTGCTTTTTCATGGTGAGTTACTGAGGTTGAAACGCAACTTTATATCGATCGAGAGGATAGAATGccagtttttcttctttatttacttccttctcttttcaactccttttcattttcttgttttatctttggttaaaataattatgttggGAACTTACTAATTATCATGATGTTCTCCCAAGTTAGAAATTTCTTGTTTTAGTATTTATTGAAGCAGCAATGGATATGATGGTAGCAATGAGTATGATTGTGGTAGATGGCAGTATTGACATAATAACTAGAATACTCTCCATGATAAAGACAAGACCATGGGAAGGAGCTTGGGAATCTATTTAGAATCTCTAGATAACAGTCGTGTGATTTTAATAATACTTGGTCCTTTCATATTAGGTGTACTACTGTATATATCCACGATAAAGATCAATAATCGAATTCGGTTGTCTTTTAAGCATATTTCAAATTGGACATAAGACTGGTGTTAGTAGAATCCTTGACAGAGCTTGTTTACAATTTATACTTCAATACCAAGGACTGAGTTACACCAGACCAGACAAGATAAACTGATTTTGACGTTTTCATCTGTGGGAAGGGTAAAGCCATTGtcaattactttttattaatctCCTTAACGAGTTATATGAATTTTGAATGAAACCAGTTCTGAGCTTACATTACTGAGTTTTTTTAAACCTGCCTGCAGGTATGATAGCAGTAAGATACTGGAACCCCATCTTCCGACACTATCTAGAAATTGGACCGAGTTGGAGGAGGGTGGAAGTAAATCCCATGAACTGTCATCTAATCAGCTCTCTCGAAGTCTCAATTGTACTTTTCTTCAGCTCGGTCAGGAAAAAGTGAGCTCTACCATCATTGGTCCTTCCAGGCAAGGTGAACCCAAGTTTCCTAGTCTTCAGCTTGGGACGATTCCTGTCCCAGGCACAAGGGATGATAATGGCTGTGATGGATACAGTCATGTTTTACCAGTGGTGCTTTATAATCAGTCTGGTCCACCCACTGCATGGAGTCCCAAACCAGCCTGCCAGCGAGATCAGTCTCCCCTTCCTTCAAGTACCTCGGTTCAATCCAATCCTGTAATTCAAAACTCAGAACAAGGTTATCACCACTCTGATGAGACTACTGAAAGTTCCATTCACCAGGCTGTACATGAAGATAACAATCTGGAACCTGTGGAAGAACATAGACATGGTTCTCCTGCTGTTGATCAGAATAGTAGTTTATGCAATGGCCCTGGAGATCAGAGTAAGGGCGTTGCATATGGGAGCAGTTCAAAGGGTATAGATGAGACTGCCACTGTCCCTGAGAGCTGGAATGAAACTGGTCTCTCCATTCATGATGGATCAAGAAGAATGGACTCTCTTCGCTCTAGCCATAGGGAAGCAGCTCTCACAAAGTTCCGACTGAAGCGGAAAGAGCGATGCTTTGAAAAAAGGTACCAACCACATATGTTTCATTCATCTGAGTTTCATTCATGAACCTGTGTATAGAAATTCCAGTTTTATGCTAATGTTAAATGTCTGGTTTATTGCAACTGACTGTGGGCTCGCTCCATCAACACACCATGTCTGTTACCCTATTTTCTTCTGCTATGcaagataatatttttgtttcccAAGAGCTGTTATTCCATTATAGTTGTTCTTGCATTGAACTGCATAAATGTTCTCAACTAGCTTTGAAGCTCCAGTTTTAAGTCATCGCAGATCCTATGGCACCATATTCAGAGACCTATCATGCCTGAGCTGCTTAGAAGGATACGCACCCTCCCCCCTTTAGTTGCATGTGATGAGAGTGCTAAAATCATAAACTAATCTTGATGAAAAGGTATTGTCTATTCTTTGACATTGATCTTCTTGGACAGGTTCGCTATCACAGCCGGAAAAGACTGGCGGAGCAACGCCCTCGAGTGAAAGGACAGTTTGTTCGGCAGGTGCAAACTGATCCATGATCCTGATGGCTTGTCAATGTCTATTTTATCATATTGCCATGGAAATCGATTAGTTGTTGCTAAGAATGACATGGGATCTCTTGTATTGCTGAAGCTAAAGATATCAAGCTAAAGATTAGGATGATAGTGAGAGAGCTGAATGGTTGCAAGTTTCTGCCAGTGTTGGCAGAGTTCTGACTATAATTTTTGCACAACATAAAGGGTAGTTTTGTAATTATGTAGTATGGTTTCCCGAGCTTTGGATGTCACCTCTTGTTAATATGCTTTCATGCTTACCAGATGGCAGAAGTGTATATAGAAGACAGCTTTTAATTATACGATAACTTGCTTTGACAAGTTGAATACTGGTTGATATTTTGAAAGTTATATTCTTGTTTGCTATTTTGAATGATCTTTGCTTTACATCTTTTCAGCCAACTTTAACGCAAGGGTTTGCCTACATCCTATTTTGTTGAATGCTGCAGCTCATGTGTTTTGATTCAGGAAGAGACAAGCATCAGGCTTTGGTTCAACAAGGAGGGGAAGGGAAAAAATAGTTATGACATGATAACAATGGAATGGAACGAGTCCTGACGTGtattcaaacttccaaacatttGCTGAAAGTAATGAAAGGAGTAGTGGTAATCGAGCAGCTATAAGGTCGGTAGCCCACGTCCCTTTATACTTCAGGCCAGTGTGGACGCTGACAACAACGTCGGCGTCTGCTTACTTTCCTCTCaaaacatttaattttaacttatcttatctcatttgcgaaaacaaacgaggccgttaaaacgaaagaaaaatgctttggTGCTAGATGGGAGGATACTCAATTTAAAATGACCATAATTGTCATGTATGTccaattaaaagaaaacaaaacatggCTATTAGGACCAGATAGGTATCTAGAAATCTTATTTATTCTAATACTAATAAATGAAGGATAAAAAACGACTTGGCCACCAAGAAaagtcatttaaatatttttgcaaTTATGCATGAAGTTCtccataaacaaaaacaaatagttTGCAGACAATGGATGTTCAAAACACATGGTTTGGAGATAAAATTAAGTTCATCTATCTAACATCCAAAGATAAAGGGCATGTGGTATTTGAAACAACTTCAAAGGA
Above is a genomic segment from Juglans microcarpa x Juglans regia isolate MS1-56 chromosome 1D, Jm3101_v1.0, whole genome shotgun sequence containing:
- the LOC121267786 gene encoding two-component response regulator-like APRR3, with the protein product MMTGEAAACAGEGIEMERKYGDAENKDVPGDNVVKWERLRVLLVEADYSTRQIITALLRKCSYRVAAVPDGLKAWETLKGGPHNIDLILTEVELPSISGFALLTLVMEHDICKNIPVIMMSSHDSISMVLKCMLKGAADFLIKPVRKNELRNLWQHVWRRHTGTGGHIPQNLAVQQRKVEATFENIAPSNNSSDCVASTLKNIEYSEKESDAHSSCTTPYSEAEGAYMQNMQGPSQKNWSATNLSNSVMGKHGGCAKLDKESVMPDSENGEKSNRSGSEVAPYKEVCNSTALRLRGDHACAESITHNEGVQEETNRGNAGIASKVHGRNDEVVEPSSGAIDLIGTFRNQPKCIYLNSNNKDGCTNKFEFVPHLELSLRRTCSSSSNYQGAEERPTLNHSSASAFSWYDSSKILEPHLPTLSRNWTELEEGGSKSHELSSNQLSRSLNCTFLQLGQEKVSSTIIGPSRQGEPKFPSLQLGTIPVPGTRDDNGCDGYSHVLPVVLYNQSGPPTAWSPKPACQRDQSPLPSSTSVQSNPVIQNSEQGYHHSDETTESSIHQAVHEDNNLEPVEEHRHGSPAVDQNSSLCNGPGDQSKGVAYGSSSKGIDETATVPESWNETGLSIHDGSRRMDSLRSSHREAALTKFRLKRKERCFEKKVRYHSRKRLAEQRPRVKGQFVRQVQTDP